In Phragmites australis chromosome 16, lpPhrAust1.1, whole genome shotgun sequence, one DNA window encodes the following:
- the LOC133895149 gene encoding LOW QUALITY PROTEIN: GLABROUS1 enhancer-binding protein-like 1 (The sequence of the model RefSeq protein was modified relative to this genomic sequence to represent the inferred CDS: deleted 1 base in 1 codon): HLYSDSDAGTAGRVPSPRRNRERSPRLRSDFEADADAIAPASEDDGSASPQPRFSRIETSNIKLNSRPIDYPRAGSSQRRHRSPALPSAEYHKRPPRVWNPEDEITILRALIAFYGRNGRLPASIQDTTKLHSQIHGQLTAMAPATQLSDKVRRFKHKYKLLMTRAKNGRDPDLPTEHERDVYELSKKVWGSNIGGDDGVVGGSRAYEDAGGGESNEEQDIEESDEDMESRWEHRDRTNKKLKAFRFENGRDDAEKGKHMYQYLWEAVELSKEHPSRPIFRKAFAVLEKSKAQAMEEKLWKFRMSEIRQQLLRMDLMKETVSMVLDALEGAD; the protein is encoded by the exons cacctctactccgactccgacgccgGCACCGCCGGTCGAGTACCGTCCCCGAGGCGCAATCGCGAGCGCTCCCCTCGCCTCCGCTCCGACTTCgaggccgacgccgacgccatcGCCCCCGCCTCCGAAGATGACGGCAGCGCCTCGCCGCAGCCTCGCTTCTCCCGCATCGAGACCTCCAACATCAAGCTCAACTCGCGTCCGATTGACTATCCCCGCGCTGGCTCCTCCCAGCGCCGCCACAGATCCCCCGCGCTGCCCTCCGCGGAGTATCACAAGCGGCCACCGCGGGTCTGGAACCCCGAAGATGAGATAACCATACTGCGTGCCCTCATTGCGTTCTATGGTAGGAATGGACGGCTCCCTGCGTCGATTCAGGACACAACCAAGCTACACAGCCAGATCCATGGGCAGCTCACCGCTATGGCGCCCGCTACCCAGCTTAGTGATAAGGTCAGGCGGTTCAAGCATAAGTACAAGTTGCTGATGACTCGTGCAAAGAATGGGCGCGATCCAGACTTGCCAACGGAGCATGAACGTGATGTCTATGAACTTAGCAAGAAAGTTTGGGGATCAAATATTGGTGGTGATGATGGTGTAGTAGGAGGATCTCGTGCATACGAGGATGCTGGGGGTGGAGAGAGCAATGAAGAGCAGGATATTGAGGAGAGTGACGAGGATATGGAGAGTCGGTGGGAACACCGTGACCGCACAAACAAGAAGCTGAAGGCA TTTAGATTCGAAAATGGGAGAGATGATGCTGAGAAGGGAAAACATATGTACCAATACCTATGGGAGGCTGTTGAGCTGTCAAAGGAGCACCCGAGCAGGCCAATATTCAGGAAGGCTTTTGCTGTGCTCGAAAAGTCAAAGGCACAAGCGATGGAGGAGAAGCTATGGAAGTTTAGAATGTCAGAGATCAGGCAGCAGCTGCTTCGGATGGACCTGATGAAGGAGACAGTGTCAATGGTGCTTGATGCGCTGGAGGGTGCTGACTGA